In Rhipicephalus sanguineus isolate Rsan-2018 chromosome 1, BIME_Rsan_1.4, whole genome shotgun sequence, the DNA window CCACATTTATAGCAGGTACGAAGAACTAATGCCCGAGCAAAATGTGTGGTACATAATTCAAATTAGCTTTCCCACACTTTATCAACACAGTTGAAGTCCACATGACATAGGCACAATTCCAACAGTAGCacaaaataaactgaaatgagcAAATTTGTGGCCTGGGGGATCTCAAAAAGCTTGCGATGACATATGTTTGCCCTGTCTGCAATAAAATCCACAGAAATAAAAATGCCTCTCGCCATTTTTTGTGAGTGCAGCAAACAGTCCAGCAGTAGGCACGTCAGTCCACATACGTCAACAAGAGATTAACTCGCCAGCTTGATGCTCCCATGAAACAATGTTAATGAGACAGATGAAATGCTAACGAGACAGACGAGATGCTTTCTTGCCTCTGTATTCATGTGCAGGAACCTTAATCAGAGAGACGGAACAATATGGCCACAATTACACAATTTGCTTTTCATTCATTTCAATTGCAATGTGTAATGCAACAACAAACTTATCAACACACAATTTTTATCCACATTTTCTTAAGAACATCCTGTTGCTGGTCGACTCTGTCACATCTGTTGTTTGTTTCCCTCACCTTCTAGGCGAACTTCTCTGCACTACTTTGTAGCTTTCAATTAGCTACGGGTGCCACTCCACAAAAAAAGAGAATTTCAGTTGTGCGATTTCCTGCGCATGAgagttcatccatccatccacaaggGCTTATTATTTGAGATTTGACTGTATTTTTGCTTTTGCTTTTTGCACGGTTGGGTGAAGCATGGGCACACTCTCAGCAGGTTAATACATAGCATAATGCTCAGCAAACCAAGGTACTTTTTCCGGTGAGGCCAACTCTACAGCACTATAACAGCATAGCTCAATGCCAAGGGCAGTGACTTTTACACTCAACCAACTTCTTCACTCGCCAGTAGGGCGCATTCCCCTACTTTGCACTTTTATGACCACTTGATAAAACTCTACTAGACAAAATTAATGAATGAGAAACATGATGGTACAAATAATAGGCGGTACAAATAAAGAAAGGTTGACATGCAGCTGCAACCATTTCATTTTGTTTGCACAAAGCATCTTGAGTTGCGCTTAATGCATTCGGCCTCTTTGGCCTGACGCCATTCACATATATTTTGAAATGGGCAACATTTACACTTCCATGCATCTTCAATGTCATGAACTCCTTCCGCAGGCCTCTCGCCAGTCCAGAATGGAAACAACATCTGCAGAGTGCCCATCAACCACTTCTGATCATACTCGACACCTTCAAAACACAGCGTGTTGTTGGTTTCCTGACTGAAATACTCCACAAGCAATTGGCTGGGGAGAGGCAACGCTTGAACAGCACTCAATACGAATGGCACCACATGACGCAAGGTGTTCATATGCCGCTCATCCAGCGGCAATAGCTCAAGCACCACAGAGCTCAACTGCACATCCAGAGTCACCCGAAAGCCTTTTTCAATGTCGTTCACGTCCACCTTTCCTTGAACAAGGTTACTCAACAGATGGTGGTACAACATGACTTGTAACCGATGCGAGCGGCGAACCGGTGTGCTTGGCAGTCTGGTGCTCCTTATCGTTTTCAATTCAACGATGTCGACTTGAAGTGTATCTCTATCGCAACGCAGTTCATCTACGACTCCGTTGACAAAGATGTCGCCGCCAAAGGCTCTTCCAAACACGGGCACTTCTCTGGCAATAGGTTCACCACACAGCAAAGAGCGAACAGATTGCAGTAAATTCAGGAATAGGACGGCAATGTTATCCTCGCGCGTCTCTGTGTCCACCGTAACCACATCTTGAACTTCAAGCTGCCTTGCCATGTGGATATCTGAACCACGAGTGACTTGCGGGCTCTCACCTTCTTCAACGTCGTAGCCCATTTCCTTCAAACGAGGTACTCCGATGAGCGAGTACAATAGTTTCTGCTCGCAGTACATTTGACTGGACAAATCCGACACGTAAATCCGACCATTTCGATACTTATAAAGAGGAGGTCTTGGGTCGGGGGCACCGTCACACTGAAGTTTTGCGATGAGATCGTCACCTTCGGGGTCGTCCCAAGCACTGCTGTCATCCATCACTACGGTTTCAGCAGTCTGCAAAGCGCACTGTAAAAGGCCGATCGGCTGTCATATCAAATATTACGGGACAACACAAAGCAAAATTTCGTACTAACGCTACAGCAACGCTACACTAACGCGCATTATGGAGCGCGCGCACCACAACTTGTTCAAACTTGTTGTTCCATAGTGGCCAGCTGGTCAAATATTATTGTCGGAGTTGTCCAACGCCCGGTGATCcaaagctgcatttttttttacgctCCCGCTATATCACACAATAAAATTGCAAAATAAAACACAAATATAATAAAGTTatacaacaaaataatgaatataTAGTGTGAAGTATTTAAAAACCTTGAACCCTAGGCAGTGTGCTGCGGCGCTGTCGTAAGTAGTCAGTAGCGTGGGCGTGGCGCTTATTTTTTGACTCAACgaagcatggaggaaagaaacaaagaggtTTACAATTTCATTTCTCATTACATAGTGCACTTATCGATGCCTGATGTTGTGAGAAAATACCCCGTACGCCTCAGCAAAGCTTGCCGAACCAGGTATTTCAAAcaataggaaactctatgtttcaAACTATATTTAAGCGCATATGTATGGCGCCGGAAGCAAACTGCCTGTTGACGAACACCTCGAGCACTCTGTCTACAGCTACCTAAACATGTGTTAGCAATTTTTGCAAATGTCAACGTCGGGACCACTGATTTAGGGGAAAATGGCATAGATATATGTGGCATGGGATGTTTTCCATGGCGTCAAATTGCATAAACCGCAAACATGCCTAAATTCCGacatcaaaaaataaaagaagcatATCCCAGCTAGAAATTATCCGACTGGTTTTAAGTGGGTCTGTCTGGTTTGTTGGTTCCAGTTGCAAACTTCAATGGCTTTGCAGCGAGATCCAAGTGGTAGTTGCAGCGGTTGCAGCAAGCGAAATAAAAGCATGAAACTAACAAGGGAAATAAGTGCATCTGACCACGAGCATGCACTATGAGAAAATGATTAAGcatgcgaaataaaaaaaaaagaaaactactcTGAATGTGCACAACCACCGATATCCACACGTTCTTTCTGGCTGATTCTCTATCCAAACAATATGCACGTAATCCAATGATTAACAAAACCGAATGCATGTACACGCAAAACATGACGACAGTTAGATAGGGAGAACGGCGAATCCTTTATGTTGTGGGCCGACGAGCAGGCTAGTGTTGTGTGCGACACAACACTAGCCTGCTGACCaaaaggacgcgggttcgatcctggctgcggcggtcgcatcccaatggaggcgaaatgctagaggcccgtgtacttagatttaggtacgcgttaaagaaccccaggtggcatTTCCAGAGCCCACAGCTACGGCATgcctcaatcatattgtggttttggtacgttaaacccgaGCAATTTACAAGTGTTAGTTTTATGCCAGTAAACATAATACAAAGACCATATGACATGATGAAAAATTCGTGGACACAGGGCGCCgcaggagccgacgtttcgacaagcgtacttgtcttcttcgaggctgcaactgaaaaggcaagtctgcttgtcaaaacattggctccagcgacaacgcCATCTTCACGAATTTGTTATCTCTTCTATCTTCCGTCTTCCCCTGATGTTCTGCCTTTTAAAATGACATGACATGTATGTTGAATAAAGAAAGggaatttcgagggctcgtttgttTTGGCtggcacaaccttaatgaaaacctgctggttttcattaaggacaTGTTATGTCGTGTGTAATGATATACCCTGCTGTGTACTGCTCGCACCGTTGCCTAGGTGAAAAGGCAGGGCGATGAACTCGGAAGAGCATTGAAGGGTCTTGCAAACTTGTCATAGCCGTGCAAAGGGCGGCAGCCAGAATTGCCTGCCAATCGGCAGGTGATTCCGATTGAATGCAACATGGCGCCCACTACTCTCGGTACAGGGGGCGCTACAGCGCCACGCCCTGTGGAGTACGCAACATGTCCCATGTAAAGAAATGACTGCAATGACAGTTTGTCTTTTATGCCACTCATGACATACCATTCCTGCAATGTCAtaccattcatgtcatgacatgccaTTCACTGCAGCATCTTTGTGAAACAGTGTAGGCGCACTGCGGTATACTTTCACAACTCTGGTTGAGAGCTGGCGATTGCATACTAAGTTCATGCATTTTGTACTGGTGCAGGATCTCGAGAAGCTGCGGTATCTGCCAGTTCCTGTGGTGTTTCCAACCCTGACATAGCAGAAGAATGCAGCAGTCACTTTTATTTGTGATGGTCTCATTCTTCATGTTTTCCAAGTGAAAAGCAACTTTGCTAAAGTTTTAATGTACATTTAAGCTCCTAGTCAATTGCAAAACTAGCAACATTTTTTCGAAATAAATTGTTCAGCATGTTCACATACCATCTCAGAGGTTGTCTGTTTTTGAAGACTGCATGCTTTTGAAGTTGCAGAatttgttttgtattttcttgCTTTAACATTTTCTCTTGCATTCGACATCCATATCGCTGCTCATAAAAGTGTGCTTGACCATTTGCAGTAAAATTTAGTGTGTGTGTATGCTGACCGACTGTGTTCTTGATTATTTCAAATTCCTAAATGTTTTACAATACATACTTGAATTTTGCCATATACATAATATATACAGTTGTAGTCCATGCAACTTTTGAATTAAAGAAATAATTTGCCTATGGCATTGTGCCAGTCTGTGAAATTGCTCTGACACAGCTATCAGGTGTGTTGTTGGCTGATCTATAGCTAAACATTTCCAGAAATCGCACTTTATTGTGCTACATTATCTGCTGAAAACAATTTCCAAGCCCATGATGTCGAAAATTATGTAAAATAAGTCTATAGAGTACATGCATTTTCAGTCTTGCATCATTGAAAATTGCAGCACAAACTAGGACCAGAAAGGGGAATAGCACAAGTGCTTACAGTCAACTGATGGCTTCGTTATGTCAGAAAGAACATATATATCCAAACACTTGTACTCACCACTTATGTGCACCATTCGTAAGTGCAAACACAGTCCAGTACCTCGCACCACATCTTTTACTTAGCCCCTTTCCTTAAGAAGGGGCACTTCCTTGATAAGGGGACTCAACTTTATCAGTCAATTGTCAATAAACATTTCAGGCAAAGTGTCACTCAACAAAAGGGGCTATATAAAAGATGTGGTATGTGGCATTGGCCTGTGCTTGCACTTAGGAACGGTGCACATGTGCAGCAGGTACATGTGCCCTGGTTCAATATGTATGTTCTTTCTGACATAATAAAGCTCTCAATTGATTGTAAGCACtgatgtcattccctcttcttgCCCGTGTTtgtgccttaaaggccaactccggcggttttttggccatgtcaaagtaatggtgcttttatgttcctgagacgctcctgttacgggcccgatagcagaaatactcggcaaattggagaataattttaaataagcaaaaaagcgcaacaccgaaaccgaaaccctaccgagtgtactgtctacgtatgacgtagacgttgttatgaccgaaccggaagtcgggcaaggcatgccggtcacgccggcgcggagtatgaaaactatgacagccgggacgaccagcgaaacgccggccaaaccaacgctgtctgtcgccttgtgcacagcagacgctcgctgtatcgGCCTAAGCGCAAAGTTAGCAGTGCCCTCGGCtgtgtcacttccgccgccttgccaatactgacgtcacagacgcaatgttgccaataattgtgggaagccaggagggcgtttgcagacaatctttaaaattcatttgcaaacaatctgcccatgtctcaagcctgtaatttggcataaatgacggaaacgtgcaaaggaacgtacccagcgaatttcactgagatccatcgacctcgaaaaatcgccggagttgcccTTAATGTTTAATAATAAGCCAGAACTCGTTCAAGCACTAGATGTCTACACACCATCTACAACATAGTTTGCCAAGACTTCTAATAGCACCAAATGGAGGGAGCATTAGCTGAGCTATCAGCCAGCTTGCAGACGTCTAAGGCTAGAATACGGCAAGAAAGCTGCAAGACTTAGCCGTAGCTTGATCAAGCCAAAAAGTAGACGTCTACTAGCTGACTTTGCGTTACCTGGGTTGCGACCAAGccacctgatgttgcattcaaagaaccaTTTACTTCCTATATTTACCCCCGGAAAGGTGAGTACaaatggcaggccgttgtgagaagcgcgtcattgcttcattttcatttttgcatccattgcagagcttgttttctttcggactctacCAATTTGGGGAGGAGCTGCAGTGAAACTTCGACCCCCCTAacggagaaccctgcgcatgctATGTCTACAGGTAACCTACTACGACTGCAGCTGCTATAAAGGAAGATAACAAAAAGAAGCTGTCTAGCACTAAAATTGGGAATAAATGTACGTGCAGTCATcataaccagaaatttttttaggggtgAGGTTCAACTATCCTTTATgtgtgcaaaattgaaaattttcaggcGGTTTCAACCCCTCCTCTGGCTATGCCATGGGTGGTCATTGTTTATGTAGCCATCACCAGCGTGTAAGTCTGGCGGTCTTTGTGCACAGAAACCTGTCACGTTACAGTGACCCGTTTCATGCAGAAGCACATACAATGGGGTGCAGTGTTTTGGTGCACATGCGATGCCATTGTGACATCACCGTTGCATTGGCATTAACTGATATTTTCTACTGCTGGGGCATGTGATGAGTGAGTTTGCATGACGACAGTGCAGTGTGCATAGTGTAGTGTTGTGGTGTCGCAAGTGGCGCATGATGCGGTGGTGTGGTGTGGACACGACAGCAGCACCGCGCAACAGACACGTTCGTCGGACAGAAGAGCACGATGTTGGCGGGGACTGGTACGAGTGAGCAGATGAGGTAGAAAAGAGCCACGACCAATTAGAAGGTGGCACGTCTTGTGGTAGAGGCCCTCGGGCTCTCACGACATTTACCAGTTGCTGCCTCCCTCGCCAAGGCCCGTGCCTGGCCGCTGTCGCCCTTGATGCTGCGGCAAGCATTACACCATGTGGATCGACCGCATGGGGACTGCAGTGGGGCAAGCATCCCCCAGAGGTTGCGGAGTAATCTGGCCTCGCGTATGGGCAATATCTGTTCTCCGTACGAGGATTTGGTACCTCAGCACCCTAGAACAGTGCAGCCTCCACCAACAGGCATTGGACATACAGTTACAGTTGGAGAGGCTAACCAAGAAGCTGTTGCTGACGTGTGGGCATTAACTTTGATGCAAGGATATGTGCTCCCCGTGACCAGTACTCCTCATCATGGCAGCGTTGTAACCACGTCCAACCGTATGTGCTTGCATCCATCTTACCAACACACTTGTTTAGTTGGTAAGCAAGTGTTTACTGCAATGTGTACCACGCACATAACTGTGAGCCTTACCTTGTGTACCATTTGA includes these proteins:
- the LOC119378840 gene encoding exonuclease V is translated as MDDSSAWDDPEGDDLIAKLQCDGAPDPRPPLYKYRNGRIYVSDLSSQMYCEQKLLYSLIGVPRLKEMGYDVEEGESPQVTRGSDIHMARQLEVQDVVTVDTETREDNIAVLFLNLLQSVRSLLCGEPIAREVPVFGRAFGGDIFVNGVVDELRCDRDTLQVDIVELKTIRSTRLPSTPVRRSHRLQVMLYHHLLSNLVQGKVDVNDIEKGFRVTLDVQLSSVVLELLPLDERHMNTLRHVVPFVLSAVQALPLPSQLLVEYFSQETNNTLCFEGVEYDQKWLMGTLQMLFPFWTGERPAEGVHDIEDAWKCKCCPFQNICEWRQAKEAECIKRNSRCFVQTK